In Nocardia sp. NBC_01327, the genomic stretch GCAGGTGGATGCCGTCGACTATTCGCAGGCCGGTATCGACAAGGGCCGCACGGTGGCCTCCCGACTGTCCCGTTCGGTGCGCGGCCGCATCCGCTGGCGCCACGCCGACGTGACCGAATTGGATCCGACCGAATTCCCCGGCCCCTACGAGCTCATTCTGCTGGCCTTCCTGCACCTGCCCGCGGACGATCGCCGCGCGCTGCTGCTGCGCGCCGCCGAACTGCTCGCGCCCGAGGGCACCCTGCTTGTGGTGGGCAATGACAGTCTCAATCTCACGGAAGGGTATGGCGGCGAACAGAATCCGGCCCTGCTCTTCACCCCGGACGATATCGCCGCCGAACTCGGCCCGGCCGGCGACGACATCCGCATCCGCGTGGCCGACCGCGTGCACCAGCCCACCGAGGAGCGCGACGCCATCAACGCCCTGGTCGTGGCCCACAAACCCGCCCCCGTCCCGCCCGAGGAGCAGCCCGCTGTCGAAGCCTGACCGCCCACTAGGCCGGGCAGCCGATATCGCGATCGCACAGCCCTCGCGGGAGCTGTTCGATTCGAACACGGGCGGTTCGGCGGGTCAGGGAGCAGACCAGCGTTCGAGCCAGGGGGTTGCGGTCGCGGCGATTTCCTCGAAGCCGGAGCGGTAGGAGTGCGCTTGGCCGGGGATGATGTGGACCTCCGCGGCGTCGGCGGGGTCGGGGATGCCGAAAGGGTCTCGGGCGCCGTTGATTACGACTACCTCGATGGGGCGGGGCTCGAGCAGTTCCTCCCGCCGCGACTTCTCCGGCTTGCCGGGGGGATGCAGGGGAAACGACAGTGCGAGCACACCGCGGGCCCCGACCGTGCGCGCCGTCCGGCAGGCAACCCGGGCGCCATTGCTGCGGCCGCCCTGAATGAGCGGAACACCGCGAAACTTCTTGCGCAGCAGGGCGGTGGTCTCCACCCAGGCCGCGTCCTGAACATCAGCCTTTCCCGGCGCCCGGCGACCCGCCACCCGGTACGGCTGCGTCACCAGCGCCACCGCGCCGCCCAGCTCCAGCGCCGAATCACGCACGACCAGCAGATCTTTCGCATCGGTTCCACCGCCGGAACCGTGGGTCAGCACCAGCAGGAAAGCGGGCGGCTTCCGGGCGGGCCGCGCGATATCGGCCTCCGCCGGACCGGCACTCGTTTCGATGCGCACAGCACACGCTAACCAGCGATCCGGCCCGTGCCGGTGCGGCACACCGCCCATGGTTCCGGTCGGCGCCGACCCCACGCGACACGCTCGCTATCTGCGCCTATTGGACGCTGTAAAGCAAACCCCTGACCAGCCCTTACGACCTCACCGCCGATTCACCCCGAATGTGCGTATGAGCGGCGCGGGTGCTTCTGGTCACATTGCGCGAGATCATCTTGGCGGGACCCTTACCCGTGGGTAACATGGCACTTAAGTTACCCGTCAGTAGAACTGCTGTTTTACGGTGTCTATCGAGGGCCTAACGGGCGGGAACGGGCAATCCGAACCGCACCCATCTCAACGGAGAGTGAGTCGACGACCATGGGTCACTACAAAGCCAACGTGCGCGACCTCGAGTTCAACCTCTTCGAGGTACTCGGCCTGGGCAGCCTGCTGGACAGCGGCGCCTACGGCGACCTCGACACCGATACCGCGCGCGAAATGCTCGCCGAGGTCAAGCGTCTGGCCGAGGGCCCGCTCGCTGACTCGTTCGTCGACGGCGACCGCAACCCGCCGACCTTCGATCCCGAGACGCACACCGTCACCCTCCCCGACTCCTTCAAGAAGTCCTACCGCGCCCTCGAAGACGGCGAGTGGGCCAAGGTCGGCGTCCGCGAGGAACTGGGCGGCCTCGGCGCCCCCAGCGCCCTCACCTGGGCACTCGGCGAAATGATCCTCGGCGCCAACCCGCCGGCCCAGATGTACGCCGCCGGTGCGGGTTTCGCGCAGGTCTTCTACAACAACGGCACCGATGAGCAGAAGAAGTGGGCTCAGAAGATCGCCGACCGCAACTGGGGCGCCACCATGGTGCTGACCGAGCCCGACGCGGGCTCCGATGTCGGCGCCGGTCGCACCAAGGCCGTGCAGCAGGAAGACGGCACCTGGCACATCGAGGGCGTCAAGCGCTTCATCACCTCGGGCGACTCCGACGACCTGTTCGAGAACATCATGCACCTGGTGCTGGCTCGCCCCGAGGGCGCCGGACCGGGCACCAAGGGCCTGTCGCTGTTCTACGTGCCGAAGTTCCACTTCGACTTCGACACCGAGACCCTCGGTGAGCGCAACGGCGTGTTCGTCACCAATGTCGAGCACAAGATGGGCATCAAGGTTTCGGCCACCTGTGAGGTCACCTTCGGCGGCCACGGCGTGCCCGCCAAGGGCTGGCTGGTGGGCGAGGTCCACAACGGCATCGCGCAGATGTTCGACGTCATCGAGAACGCTCGAATGATGGTGGGCACCAAGGCCATCGCCACGCTGTCGACCGGTTACCTGAATGCGCTGGAGTACGCCAAGATCCGCGTGCAGGGCGCCGACCTGACCCAGATGACCGATAAGGCCGCCCCGCGCGTCACCATCACCCACCACCCCGATGTGCGTCGCTCGCTGGCCACCCAGAAGGCGTACGCCGAGGGCCTGCGCGCCATCTACCTCTACACCGCCGCGCACCAGAACGAGGATGTCGCGCAGCTGGTTTCGGGCGCCGACAAGGAACTGGCGTTCCGCGTCAACGATCTGCTGCTGCCGATCGTCAAGGGTGTCGGCTCCGAGCGGGCCTACCAGTACCTGACCGAATCGCTGCAGACCTTCGGTGGCTCCGGCTTCCTGCAGGACTACCCGATCGAGCAGTACATCCGCGACGCCAAGATCGACTCGCTGTACGAGGGCACCACCGCCATCCAGGCGCAGGACTTCTTCTTCCGCAAGATCGCCCGCGATCGCGGTGTGGCGCTGGCGCACGTGGCCGGCCAGGTGCAGAAGTTCATCGAGCGCGAGGGTGGCAACGGCCGCCTGAAGGCCGAGCGCAAGCTGCTCGCCACCGCCCTCGAGGATGTGCAGGCCATGGCCGCCACCCTGACCGGGCACCTGATGGGCGCCCAGCAGGATCCGAAGGAGCTCTACAAGGTCGGCCTGGGCAGCGTCCGCTTCCTGATGTCGGTCGGCGATCTGCTCATCGGCTGGCAGCTGCTGCAGCAGGCCGAGGTCGCCATCAAGGCCCTCGACAACGGCTCCACCGAGGCGTTCTACACCGGCAAGATCGCGACCGCGCAGTTCTTCGCGCGCAATATCCTGCCGGAGCTGACCGCGACCCGCACCGTGCTGTCGAACCTCGACAACGACATCATGGAGCTGGACGAGGCCGCGTTCTGATCGAGCCCTCGGCTCGAGAGCAAGAATCGGCTCCATAGCAAGACAGTGCGCCCCGGGAGGAATCCCGGGGCGCACTGCTTTGTGCGAGAGGAGTTTCCGCTGTGTGCGGGAGCTGCTCCCGCGCCGGAACGACGGGAAGTCGCTACTCGCAGTTGACGACCGGGATCGGGTCGTATTTCACGGTGCGGGTGTGGCGGGAGATCTCCTTGCCGGTGTCGGCGGCGCGGATCACGCGGGTGTCCGAGGTGGTGAATCCCGGTGCGCCGTCCGAGGGGATGCAGTTCTTGCCCGCGGGCAGCGTGACAGTCTTGGGTTCGGTCGGTTTGGTGCGGTCACCGGTGATCGATTCGACCTCAACGGTTTTGGTGCCCCAGATGCGGACCGTCAGCTCGGAATTGCCCGCGAGGGTTTCGATGTAGACGCCGTGCGGGGTGTTGTTGCGGAATTTCAGGTCGATGGCGCCGTCGAAGACGGTGGCCTCGCGGGCGGCGGGATAGCGGGAGATGTAGTAGCTGTGCTCGGTGTGGCCCGCATCCTCGAGACCGGCGAAGTACGCGGCGTTGTAGAGGGTGGTGGCGAACTGGCTGATACCGCCGCCGACCGCCACATCGGGCCTGCCGTTATTGATGATGCCGGACTCGACATAGCCCTGTGCGACGCCGCGGGTACCGGTGAAGTCGTTGAGCGAGAAGGTATCTCCGGGCCGCACCAGCGCACCGTCCACCTTGCGCGCCACGGTGCGGATATTCACCCCCGAGGGGCCGCTGAACCCGCCGGTGGTGAAGGAGCCGATCACCTGGACGATGCCGAGCTTTTCGGCGTCCGCGGTGGTCAGCCCGGGTTGCGCCGGTGCGTAGACGACGGCTTTGGCACGGTCGCCGGGCGCCGCCAGCAGCGTGGGCAGCCCCTCGAAGGTCTTGTCCCAGTTGACGGTTTCGCCGACGACCGCGGGCACGACGGACGCGCGAGTGCCGGACAGCGCGAAGGTGGCGTCCTTCGGCTCCGCCTCGGTGGACTTCAACTGCGGCCCGAGCACGCCGGTCAGGACCGCGCTGTCGTACGAGAGGGCCAGTCCGCCTTGGTCGTTCGGGTGGAAGGAGAGTGCGGCGGCGAGCTGCGCCGGCTCCAGGACGGCATTGCCGCCCTTGCCGGTGAAGGTGATGGGGGCGCGCACCGCGGGCTGCGCGATCTCGCGCATCGCCTGGTCGACGGCCTCCGCGCGCACTCGCGCCTGGGTCTCGGTGACGGGCAGATCCAGTACCGAACCGTCGGCCCAGTGGTCCACCAGCGCGGCACGGGCGGCGGGCACATCGAGTACTCGCCCCGGCACCGGCCGTACCGGCGCCGGCCTGCCCTGATCGAAGACGATGCCCCCTTCGACGGGCTGCCGATCGTGTGCGCGCAGCGCGTTCAACTGCCGGGTCAGGGCGCCGCCCCCGATCGCGGTGGCGGGCTCCACCTTTCGGGTCCCGAAGAACGACCACAATCGGGTGAAGGGGTTCACGGGCTGGCCGCCGATGCGATCCCAGGTCTCGTCCCAGTCCAGCGACAGACCCGCGTCGTGCGGCACCAGATCGGTCCGGAAATCACCGATCGTGACCGTGAGCGGTTGTACCGCACGCGGATTCAAGATCGTCTCCAGCCGGGTCTGCGCCTGTGACCGATCCTGTCCGCCGATATCCACTCCGGCGACCTGGACCCCGCGCGGCACCTGTCCCGACGACAGCGACCAGTCCACCGCGAAGGCAATACCCCCTACGGCTACCAGCACACCTGCAGCAATACCGACCCGGCGGGCTGTGAACACGAAGAATCCTCCCAGATAAGGAATAGCTACTTTCTCGCAACATAGAATAAGGACAAAAAGAAGCTCCGTGCGGTTGCCGGGTCGGGGGTCTGGCAACAGCACGGAGCCACCCCGTGTATCGACGCCTGCTCATAGGCGTTACATACCTGGCCCACAAGACCGGAAAAAATTCTCGGCAACCTCGACTGGGACAATCGAGACACAGCCACACGGCGCCCTCGCCGGAACACAGCCACGCAGAGCTCGGGGCAGACCGGGGCTCGGGACGACTCCAGGAGACGAGATGCAACTCGGAATGATCGGGCTCGGCCGGATGGGTGGCAATATCGTGCGCCGCATCGTCCGGGACGGACACACCGCCGTCGGCTTCGAACGCCACAGCGCGCAGATCGACGGACTCACCGCCGAGCTCGGCGACAGCTTTTCGGGCACCACGGAGCTGCCGAAATTCATCGCCATGCTGGAAACCCCGCGCGTCGTATGGGTGATGATCCCGGCGGGCGCGACCGGTGCGGTCATCGATCAGCTCGCCGAACTGCTGGAACCCGGCGATATCATCATCGATGGCGGCAACAGCCGGTACCACGAGGACATCAAGCGCGCGAAAGCACTGCAGCCCAAGGGTATTCACTATGTCGATATCGGCACCTCGGGCGGCGTGTTCGGCCTGGACCGCGGCTTCTGCCTGATGATCGGCGGTGAGGACACGATCGTCGCCCACCTCGAACCACTGCTGCAGTCCATCGCCCCCGGTGTCGCCGCCGCGCCGCGCACCCCCGGCCGCACCGGCGCACCGTCCACCGCCGAGGAGGGCTATCTGCACTGCGGCCCGGCGGGTGCGGGTCACTTCGTGAAGATGGTGCACAACGGCATCGAATACGGCGCCATGGCCGCGTATTCCGAGGGAATGAACATCCTGCACAAGGCGAATGTCGGCAATCAGCAGGATACGGAGCATTCGGCCGAGGTCACGCCGCTGGAGAACCCCGAGTTCTATCAGTACGACATCGACATTCCGGAGGTCACCGAGGTGTGGCGGCGCGGTTCGGTGGTCGCGTCCTGGCTGCTCGACCTCACCGCCGCCGCCCTCTACGCCGATCCCAATCTGGACTCGTTCGGCGGCCGGGTCTCCGATTCCGGGGAGGGCCGCTGGACGGTCGACGCCGCCATCGACGAGGGCGTGCCCGCACCGGTGCTGTCGGCCGCGCTGTTCCAGCGCTTCTCCTCGCGCGGTGAATCGCTCTACTCGGACAAGGTGCTCTCGGCCATGCGCCAGGCGTTCGGCGGGCATCACGAACTTCCGAAGCAGTAGTTCACGACAGTGGCTCCCGGCCTGTGGGCCGGGAGCCACTGTCGATTCGGTTCGAGGCCGGCGTCAGAAACCGAGGGCCTGCGCTGCCATTTTCGCGACCGCGAGCGGTCCGAAGGTGAGCAGGTAGACCACGCCATCCACGATTGCCATCATCAGTGCACCACTCTCAGTCGAAATTGCTGTCGATCCAGTCGATGGTCTGCATGCCGAACAGGTCGACACCCCATCCGTACATATCCGTGATGAAGCGCTCCATGCTGCAGTCCGTGGGCGCGTAGGTGACATCGGTGCCCTGCGAGCGGTAGGTGTCGGCCAGATCGCGGGCGTCCTTGGCGGGCACCAGCGACATGGGCGAATCATCCTTGGCGCAGGACGAGATCATGATCTTCGACTTGGGAGTTCCATTGCGCCCCAGCACATTGTTCTGGAAGGCGCGCTGGAAATCCGGTTCGTCGGCGGGATTGCGGCCCGAGTCGAACAGCGCCTCCATCGGCACGAACGGCAGGCCGAAGTAGGCCGGGACCTGGCACTGGGTGCGATAGAAATTCGCGAGCGCCTGTCCGGCCGGATTGAGCTTGGCGTTCACCTGCATCTCCGGGTACCAGGGCTCGAGTCCGAGCAGGGTCGCCAGGGCGAAGCCGGATCCGACCGAACCGCTGGTGACGCGCATGAAGCTGGCCGGATCGACCACCATGCCCTCGAGCACGGTCGATTTGATGTCCAGCTCCGGCGCGTACTTCGGGGCCATCTCGGCCGAGAAGGCCGCTCCCACACCGCCACCGGCGATTCCGAACATGCCGATCTGGGTGCTACTGCTCAGAC encodes the following:
- a CDS encoding class I SAM-dependent methyltransferase is translated as MDAAAWDEYYSRTELVWGAPPDDTVVEQVFGLERRLPPGPFGVGELRPELPRVLDLGCGEGRNALWLATHGWQVDAVDYSQAGIDKGRTVASRLSRSVRGRIRWRHADVTELDPTEFPGPYELILLAFLHLPADDRRALLLRAAELLAPEGTLLVVGNDSLNLTEGYGGEQNPALLFTPDDIAAELGPAGDDIRIRVADRVHQPTEERDAINALVVAHKPAPVPPEEQPAVEA
- a CDS encoding alpha/beta hydrolase family protein, with amino-acid sequence MRIETSAGPAEADIARPARKPPAFLLVLTHGSGGGTDAKDLLVVRDSALELGGAVALVTQPYRVAGRRAPGKADVQDAAWVETTALLRKKFRGVPLIQGGRSNGARVACRTARTVGARGVLALSFPLHPPGKPEKSRREELLEPRPIEVVVINGARDPFGIPDPADAAEVHIIPGQAHSYRSGFEEIAATATPWLERWSAP
- a CDS encoding acyl-CoA dehydrogenase encodes the protein MGHYKANVRDLEFNLFEVLGLGSLLDSGAYGDLDTDTAREMLAEVKRLAEGPLADSFVDGDRNPPTFDPETHTVTLPDSFKKSYRALEDGEWAKVGVREELGGLGAPSALTWALGEMILGANPPAQMYAAGAGFAQVFYNNGTDEQKKWAQKIADRNWGATMVLTEPDAGSDVGAGRTKAVQQEDGTWHIEGVKRFITSGDSDDLFENIMHLVLARPEGAGPGTKGLSLFYVPKFHFDFDTETLGERNGVFVTNVEHKMGIKVSATCEVTFGGHGVPAKGWLVGEVHNGIAQMFDVIENARMMVGTKAIATLSTGYLNALEYAKIRVQGADLTQMTDKAAPRVTITHHPDVRRSLATQKAYAEGLRAIYLYTAAHQNEDVAQLVSGADKELAFRVNDLLLPIVKGVGSERAYQYLTESLQTFGGSGFLQDYPIEQYIRDAKIDSLYEGTTAIQAQDFFFRKIARDRGVALAHVAGQVQKFIEREGGNGRLKAERKLLATALEDVQAMAATLTGHLMGAQQDPKELYKVGLGSVRFLMSVGDLLIGWQLLQQAEVAIKALDNGSTEAFYTGKIATAQFFARNILPELTATRTVLSNLDNDIMELDEAAF
- a CDS encoding VanW family protein gives rise to the protein MFTARRVGIAAGVLVAVGGIAFAVDWSLSSGQVPRGVQVAGVDIGGQDRSQAQTRLETILNPRAVQPLTVTIGDFRTDLVPHDAGLSLDWDETWDRIGGQPVNPFTRLWSFFGTRKVEPATAIGGGALTRQLNALRAHDRQPVEGGIVFDQGRPAPVRPVPGRVLDVPAARAALVDHWADGSVLDLPVTETQARVRAEAVDQAMREIAQPAVRAPITFTGKGGNAVLEPAQLAAALSFHPNDQGGLALSYDSAVLTGVLGPQLKSTEAEPKDATFALSGTRASVVPAVVGETVNWDKTFEGLPTLLAAPGDRAKAVVYAPAQPGLTTADAEKLGIVQVIGSFTTGGFSGPSGVNIRTVARKVDGALVRPGDTFSLNDFTGTRGVAQGYVESGIINNGRPDVAVGGGISQFATTLYNAAYFAGLEDAGHTEHSYYISRYPAAREATVFDGAIDLKFRNNTPHGVYIETLAGNSELTVRIWGTKTVEVESITGDRTKPTEPKTVTLPAGKNCIPSDGAPGFTTSDTRVIRAADTGKEISRHTRTVKYDPIPVVNCE
- the gnd gene encoding phosphogluconate dehydrogenase (NAD(+)-dependent, decarboxylating), with amino-acid sequence MQLGMIGLGRMGGNIVRRIVRDGHTAVGFERHSAQIDGLTAELGDSFSGTTELPKFIAMLETPRVVWVMIPAGATGAVIDQLAELLEPGDIIIDGGNSRYHEDIKRAKALQPKGIHYVDIGTSGGVFGLDRGFCLMIGGEDTIVAHLEPLLQSIAPGVAAAPRTPGRTGAPSTAEEGYLHCGPAGAGHFVKMVHNGIEYGAMAAYSEGMNILHKANVGNQQDTEHSAEVTPLENPEFYQYDIDIPEVTEVWRRGSVVASWLLDLTAAALYADPNLDSFGGRVSDSGEGRWTVDAAIDEGVPAPVLSAALFQRFSSRGESLYSDKVLSAMRQAFGGHHELPKQ